From a region of the Odontesthes bonariensis isolate fOdoBon6 chromosome 2, fOdoBon6.hap1, whole genome shotgun sequence genome:
- the LOC142400026 gene encoding methylated-DNA--protein-cysteine methyltransferase-like isoform X1 — MEKVLSQRSKMKKQRESQCTQKTISLLSPLGTIQVSGCENGVHTIQILMDVAPAERSSKAPLSCVVNDSPAETSPELQRCVEWLQAYFSEPQTAGSLPLPAFHHPALQGDAFTSRVLQVLLRDVKFGETVSYKRLAEMAGNPKAVRAVGGAMRRNPVPLLIPCHRVISSSGQSGPYMSGKGDHLKQWLLTHERQGGEG; from the exons ATGGAAAAGGTTTTATCT CAGCGCAGCAAGATGAAGAAGCAGAGGGAGAGTCAGTGCACTCAGAAGACCATCTCATTGCTGAGCCCCCTGGGGACGATCCAAGTCAGTGGATGTGAGAATGGTGTGCACACCATCCAGATCCTAATGGATGTCGCACCTGCTGAAAG GAGCAGCAAGGCCCCCCTGAGCTGTGTGGTCAACGATAGCCCGGCAGAAACGAGCCCCGAGTTGCAGCGCTGCGTTGAATGGCTCCAGGCGTACTTCAGTGAGCCGCAGACCGCTGGGAGTCTCCCGCTCCCTGCCTTTCACCACCCCGCCCTGCAAGGAG ATGCGTTCACCAGCCGCGTGTTGCAGGTGCTTCTGAGGGATGTGAAGTTTGGAGAGACGGTCTCATACAAGCGCCTTGCCGAAATGGCGGGAAACCCCAAAGCAGTGCGGGCGGTGGGAGGGGCTATGAGGAGGAACCCG GTTCCTCTCCTCATTCCTTGTCACCGAGTAATTTCCAGCAGTGGACAGAGTGGGCCGTACATGAGCGGCAAGGGCGACCATCTCAAACAATGGCTGCTCACCCATGAGAGGCAGGGAGGGGAAGGCTAA
- the LOC142400026 gene encoding methylated-DNA--protein-cysteine methyltransferase-like isoform X2, with amino-acid sequence MEKVLSRSKMKKQRESQCTQKTISLLSPLGTIQVSGCENGVHTIQILMDVAPAERSSKAPLSCVVNDSPAETSPELQRCVEWLQAYFSEPQTAGSLPLPAFHHPALQGDAFTSRVLQVLLRDVKFGETVSYKRLAEMAGNPKAVRAVGGAMRRNPVPLLIPCHRVISSSGQSGPYMSGKGDHLKQWLLTHERQGGEG; translated from the exons ATGGAAAAGGTTTTATCT CGCAGCAAGATGAAGAAGCAGAGGGAGAGTCAGTGCACTCAGAAGACCATCTCATTGCTGAGCCCCCTGGGGACGATCCAAGTCAGTGGATGTGAGAATGGTGTGCACACCATCCAGATCCTAATGGATGTCGCACCTGCTGAAAG GAGCAGCAAGGCCCCCCTGAGCTGTGTGGTCAACGATAGCCCGGCAGAAACGAGCCCCGAGTTGCAGCGCTGCGTTGAATGGCTCCAGGCGTACTTCAGTGAGCCGCAGACCGCTGGGAGTCTCCCGCTCCCTGCCTTTCACCACCCCGCCCTGCAAGGAG ATGCGTTCACCAGCCGCGTGTTGCAGGTGCTTCTGAGGGATGTGAAGTTTGGAGAGACGGTCTCATACAAGCGCCTTGCCGAAATGGCGGGAAACCCCAAAGCAGTGCGGGCGGTGGGAGGGGCTATGAGGAGGAACCCG GTTCCTCTCCTCATTCCTTGTCACCGAGTAATTTCCAGCAGTGGACAGAGTGGGCCGTACATGAGCGGCAAGGGCGACCATCTCAAACAATGGCTGCTCACCCATGAGAGGCAGGGAGGGGAAGGCTAA